A stretch of the Bradyrhizobium sp. CCBAU 53351 genome encodes the following:
- a CDS encoding aspartate kinase, with amino-acid sequence MSRLVMKFGGTSVANIERIRNVARHVKREVDAGHEVAVVVSAMSGKTNELVAWCTEASPMHDAREYDAVVASGEQVTSGLLAITLQGMGIQARSWQGWQIPIKTSDAHASARIEDIDGSEIIKRFKERKEVAVIAGFQGIEPKTNRITTLGRGGSDTSAVAVAAAVKADRCDIYTDVDGVYTTDPRIVPKAKRLDKIAFEDMLELASQGAKVLQVRSVELGMVHNMPIFVRSSFDKPEDIDPHANQPPGTLICSEEEIMESHVVTGIAFSKDEAQISVRQIEDKPGVAASIFGPLADANINVDMIVQNVSEDGKTTDLTFTVPAADYTRAKDTITAAKAKIGYARLDTATDVAKISVIGSGMRSHAGVAAQAFSALAGRNINIRAITTSEIKFSVLIDTAYTELAVRTLHTLYGLDQA; translated from the coding sequence ATGAGCCGCCTCGTGATGAAATTCGGCGGCACATCCGTCGCCAATATCGAACGTATCCGCAACGTCGCACGCCATGTGAAGCGTGAGGTCGACGCCGGCCACGAGGTGGCCGTGGTCGTCTCGGCGATGTCCGGCAAGACCAACGAATTGGTGGCCTGGTGCACCGAGGCCTCGCCGATGCACGACGCGCGCGAATACGACGCCGTGGTCGCCTCGGGCGAGCAGGTGACCTCCGGCCTGCTGGCCATCACGCTCCAGGGCATGGGCATCCAGGCCCGTTCCTGGCAGGGCTGGCAGATCCCGATCAAGACCAGCGACGCCCATGCCTCGGCCCGGATCGAGGACATCGACGGCAGCGAGATCATCAAGCGCTTCAAAGAGCGCAAGGAGGTCGCGGTCATCGCCGGCTTCCAGGGCATCGAGCCCAAGACCAACCGCATCACCACGCTCGGCCGCGGCGGCTCCGATACCTCGGCCGTGGCCGTTGCCGCGGCCGTCAAGGCCGACCGCTGCGACATCTATACCGACGTCGACGGCGTCTACACCACTGACCCGCGAATCGTGCCGAAGGCCAAGAGGCTCGACAAGATCGCGTTCGAAGACATGCTGGAACTGGCCTCCCAGGGCGCCAAGGTGCTCCAGGTCCGCTCAGTGGAACTCGGCATGGTCCACAACATGCCGATCTTCGTCCGCTCGAGCTTCGACAAGCCCGAGGATATCGACCCGCATGCCAACCAGCCGCCCGGCACGCTGATCTGCAGCGAGGAGGAGATCATGGAAAGCCACGTCGTCACCGGTATCGCCTTCTCCAAGGACGAGGCCCAGATCTCGGTGCGCCAGATCGAGGACAAGCCGGGCGTTGCGGCCTCGATCTTCGGCCCGCTCGCGGATGCCAACATCAACGTCGACATGATCGTGCAGAACGTCTCCGAGGACGGCAAGACCACCGATCTCACTTTCACGGTGCCGGCGGCCGATTATACCCGCGCCAAGGACACGATTACCGCCGCCAAGGCCAAGATCGGTTACGCCAGGCTCGATACCGCCACGGACGTCGCCAAGATCTCGGTGATCGGCAGCGGCATGCGCAGCCACGCGGGCGTCGCGGCCCAGGCGTTCTCGGCCCTCGCCGGGCGGAATATCAACATCCGGGCCATTACAACCTCCGAGATCAAATTCTCGGTATTGATCGACACCGCCTATACCGAGCTCGCGGTGCGCACCCTGCACACGCTCTACGGTCTCGATCAGGCCTGA
- a CDS encoding PH domain-containing protein → MARYIDEILQPGEKVLYSTNAHWIFYFPAILAWIVTLVLLILSRQVVIDWLVLLCLAAAAVAALAALYWTIKGWFHRFTTETDVTNLRVVHKTGFIKRRTFEMALDKVESVDVDQTILGRILNYGDVTIRGVGEGIETIKTIASPLAFRSSITTR, encoded by the coding sequence ATGGCGCGTTATATCGACGAGATTCTGCAGCCCGGCGAGAAGGTGCTGTATTCGACCAATGCGCACTGGATCTTCTATTTTCCGGCGATCCTGGCCTGGATCGTGACGCTGGTCCTGCTGATCCTGTCGCGCCAGGTTGTTATCGACTGGCTCGTTCTGCTCTGCCTGGCGGCCGCAGCCGTCGCGGCGCTGGCGGCCCTGTACTGGACCATCAAGGGCTGGTTCCACCGCTTCACCACCGAGACCGACGTCACCAATCTCAGGGTCGTGCACAAGACCGGCTTCATCAAGCGTCGTACCTTCGAGATGGCGCTGGACAAGGTCGAGAGCGTCGACGTCGACCAGACCATTCTTGGACGTATTCTCAACTACGGCGACGTGACGATTCGCGGCGTCGGTGAGGGGATCGAGACGATCAAGACCATCGCCTCGCCGCTCGCCTTCCGTAGTTCGATCACCACGCGGTAG
- the ubiG gene encoding bifunctional 2-polyprenyl-6-hydroxyphenol methylase/3-demethylubiquinol 3-O-methyltransferase UbiG, which produces MSMQQNTSVSAQPGSTVDAAEIAKFSKLSAEWWDPNGKMAPLHRINPLRLGYIRDAACRKFERNVRSLNCLAGLRVLDIGCGAGLLCEPLSRLGAQVIGVDPSQSNIAAAKLHADKGHLAIDYRCTTVEEIDPRERFDIVLAMEVVEHVVDVGVFLKRCAAMLKPNGLMVVSTLNRNWKSFALAIVGAEYVLRWLPRGTHEWNKFVTPDELTKYLLDNRLVITEQTGVVYSPFADKWSLSSDMDVNYMMVAEAMV; this is translated from the coding sequence ATGAGCATGCAGCAAAATACTTCCGTTTCCGCCCAGCCCGGCTCGACCGTCGACGCCGCCGAGATCGCCAAATTCTCAAAACTCTCCGCGGAGTGGTGGGACCCCAACGGCAAGATGGCGCCGCTGCACCGGATCAATCCGCTGCGGCTCGGCTATATCCGCGATGCCGCCTGCCGCAAGTTCGAGCGCAACGTGCGCAGCCTCAACTGCCTCGCCGGCTTGCGCGTGCTCGACATCGGCTGCGGCGCCGGCCTTCTGTGCGAGCCGCTGTCACGCTTGGGAGCGCAGGTCATCGGCGTCGATCCCTCGCAGAGCAACATCGCCGCGGCGAAGCTGCATGCCGACAAGGGCCATCTTGCGATCGACTACCGCTGCACCACGGTCGAGGAGATCGACCCGCGCGAGCGCTTCGACATCGTGCTGGCGATGGAAGTGGTCGAGCATGTCGTCGATGTCGGCGTCTTCCTGAAGCGCTGCGCCGCGATGCTGAAGCCGAACGGCCTCATGGTGGTCTCGACGCTGAACCGCAACTGGAAGAGCTTTGCGCTCGCCATCGTCGGCGCCGAATATGTCCTGCGCTGGCTGCCGCGCGGCACCCACGAGTGGAACAAGTTCGTCACCCCCGACGAGCTGACGAAATACCTGCTCGACAACCGCCTCGTCATCACCGAGCAGACCGGCGTGGTCTACTCGCCCTTCGCCGACAAATGGTCGCTCTCGTCGGACATGGACGTGAACTACATGATGGTGGCGGAAGCGATGGTGTGA
- a CDS encoding GIY-YIG nuclease family protein → MYYVYILASRHHGTLYIGVTNSLQKRMEQHRAGKGSEFVKRYGVHRLVYTEAYERVEEAIAREKQLKRWKRDWKIELIERDNPDWRDLSDLLV, encoded by the coding sequence ATGTACTACGTCTACATCCTCGCCAGTCGCCATCACGGAACGCTCTACATCGGCGTCACCAACTCACTGCAGAAGCGGATGGAGCAGCACCGCGCCGGCAAGGGCTCCGAGTTCGTCAAGCGCTACGGCGTGCATCGGCTGGTCTACACCGAAGCCTATGAACGCGTCGAGGAGGCGATTGCCCGGGAAAAGCAGCTCAAGCGCTGGAAGCGCGACTGGAAGATCGAGCTGATCGAGCGAGACAATCCGGACTGGCGAGATCTGAGTGATCTGTTGGTTTGA
- a CDS encoding EamA family transporter, giving the protein MLTVASLWIPFTIVAALGQVARNAMQRSLTKPLGTWGATNIRFLFGFPFSLVFLGVVLIATGDHLGMPPTAFWPWLLLGALSQIVATGLMLLAMNDRSFVVTTAYLKTEAIQTAIFGFVFLGDHLTFLKVLAIVIATVGVVITALRPGGEKSFAELKPTITGLVAAAAFALSAVGFRGAIINVPGVSFVTAASFTLVLGLFVQTLVLTIYLLWRAPAILQAILGLWKPSMLAGFMGAFASQFWFLAFALTAAANVRTLALIEVLFAQAVAYYSFKQPIAPREIFGIALIVVGVAVLVGA; this is encoded by the coding sequence ATGCTCACCGTCGCCAGCCTCTGGATTCCCTTCACCATCGTCGCCGCGCTGGGCCAGGTCGCGCGGAACGCGATGCAGCGGTCGCTCACGAAGCCGCTGGGGACTTGGGGCGCGACCAATATTCGCTTCCTGTTTGGCTTCCCGTTCTCACTGGTGTTCCTCGGCGTGGTGCTGATCGCGACCGGCGATCATCTCGGTATGCCGCCGACCGCGTTCTGGCCATGGCTGCTGCTCGGGGCGCTGAGCCAGATCGTCGCGACAGGCCTGATGCTGCTCGCTATGAACGATCGCTCCTTCGTGGTGACGACGGCGTACCTCAAGACCGAGGCGATCCAGACCGCGATCTTCGGCTTCGTCTTCCTCGGCGATCACCTCACCTTTCTGAAAGTGCTGGCGATCGTGATCGCGACCGTCGGTGTCGTCATCACCGCGCTGCGCCCTGGCGGGGAAAAGAGCTTTGCCGAATTGAAGCCGACCATCACCGGCCTCGTCGCGGCAGCGGCTTTCGCGCTTTCCGCGGTCGGCTTTCGCGGCGCCATCATCAACGTGCCTGGCGTCTCCTTCGTGACGGCGGCCTCGTTCACGCTGGTGCTCGGATTGTTCGTGCAGACGCTGGTGCTGACGATCTATCTGCTCTGGCGCGCGCCAGCGATATTGCAGGCGATCCTCGGCCTGTGGAAGCCGTCGATGCTGGCGGGCTTCATGGGCGCCTTCGCCTCACAGTTCTGGTTCCTAGCCTTCGCGCTGACGGCCGCCGCCAATGTCCGCACGCTCGCTCTGATCGAGGTGCTGTTCGCACAAGCCGTGGCCTATTACTCGTTCAAGCAGCCGATCGCGCCGCGCGAGATTTTTGGCATCGCGCTGATCGTCGTCGGCGTGGCGGTGCTGGTGGGGGCTTAG
- a CDS encoding DUF1178 family protein, which translates to MIRYALRCDRDHEFESWFQSSTAYDQQVKRKLVACPICGSAKVDKAIMAPRIVGKKGRGRATPPPEPVTTAAAPEAAPSGPTSLLMAQEKELRNKLKELRDHIVKNADNVGERFANEARAMHYGDKEHRPIYGEASPEEAKSLIDEGIEVSPLPTLPEDRN; encoded by the coding sequence ATGATCCGCTACGCACTTCGCTGCGACCGGGACCACGAATTCGAGAGCTGGTTTCAAAGTTCGACGGCCTATGACCAGCAGGTCAAGCGCAAGCTGGTGGCCTGCCCGATCTGCGGCTCGGCCAAGGTCGACAAAGCGATCATGGCCCCGCGCATTGTCGGCAAGAAGGGCCGCGGCCGTGCGACGCCGCCGCCGGAGCCGGTCACGACTGCCGCCGCGCCCGAGGCCGCGCCGTCAGGGCCGACCTCGCTGCTGATGGCGCAGGAGAAAGAGCTGCGCAACAAGCTCAAGGAGCTGCGCGACCACATCGTCAAGAACGCCGACAACGTCGGCGAGCGCTTTGCGAACGAAGCCCGCGCGATGCATTACGGCGACAAGGAACATCGCCCGATCTATGGCGAGGCCTCGCCGGAAGAGGCGAAGTCGCTGATCGACGAAGGCATCGAGGTCTCGCCGCTGCCGACGCTGCCGGAAGACCGGAACTAA
- a CDS encoding carbon-nitrogen hydrolase family protein, giving the protein MSEDRTFTAAMVQMRTGLMPGPSLEQATKLIRQAAANGADYVQTPEVSNMMQLNRKALFEHLQSEENDTSLKAYRALAAELKIHLHVGSLALRFSAEKAVNRSFLIGPEGNVLASYDKIHMFDIELPDGESYRESANYQPGETAVISDLPWGRMGLTICYDVRFPALYRALAESGAYFITVPSAFTRKTGEAHWHVLLRARAIETGCFIFAAAQAGTHENKRETYGHSLIIDPWGEILAEGDVEPGIIMAKIDPAKVETARRAIPSLQHGRRFGVSDPKAGPDHLHLVRGSA; this is encoded by the coding sequence ATGAGCGAAGACCGCACGTTCACCGCCGCGATGGTGCAGATGCGCACCGGCCTGATGCCGGGGCCCAGCCTTGAACAAGCCACCAAGCTGATCCGGCAGGCGGCCGCCAACGGCGCCGACTACGTGCAGACGCCCGAAGTCAGCAACATGATGCAGCTGAACCGCAAGGCGCTGTTCGAGCATCTGCAGAGCGAAGAGAACGACACCTCGCTGAAAGCCTACCGGGCGCTCGCGGCCGAATTGAAGATCCATCTCCATGTCGGCTCGCTGGCGCTGCGCTTCTCCGCCGAAAAGGCGGTCAACCGCTCCTTCCTGATCGGGCCCGAGGGCAATGTGCTCGCGAGCTACGACAAGATCCACATGTTCGACATCGAGCTGCCGGACGGCGAGAGCTATCGCGAATCCGCCAATTACCAGCCGGGCGAGACCGCGGTGATCTCCGACCTGCCCTGGGGCCGGATGGGCCTGACGATCTGCTACGACGTGCGCTTCCCCGCGCTCTATCGCGCACTCGCCGAGAGTGGCGCCTACTTCATCACCGTGCCCTCGGCCTTCACCCGCAAGACCGGCGAAGCGCATTGGCACGTGCTGCTGCGTGCGCGCGCGATCGAGACCGGCTGCTTCATCTTCGCAGCGGCCCAGGCCGGCACCCACGAGAACAAGCGCGAGACCTATGGCCATTCGCTGATCATCGACCCCTGGGGCGAGATCCTCGCCGAGGGCGACGTCGAGCCCGGCATCATCATGGCCAAGATCGATCCGGCCAAGGTCGAGACCGCGCGCCGCGCGATTCCCTCGCTCCAGCACGGCCGCCGCTTCGGCGTGTCCGATCCCAAGGCCGGACCGGACCATCTGCACCTCGTGCGGGGATCGGCATGA
- the grxC gene encoding glutaredoxin 3 — protein MTAAVEIYTRPGCGYCSAAKSLLSRKKAAFTEFDVAKNPSWRNEMYDRAGEGSTFPQIWIGGTHVGGCDNLYALDREGKLDGMLESVKATS, from the coding sequence ATGACTGCTGCTGTCGAGATCTACACCAGGCCGGGCTGCGGCTATTGTTCCGCCGCCAAGTCGCTGCTGAGCCGCAAGAAGGCGGCGTTCACGGAATTCGACGTCGCCAAGAACCCGTCCTGGCGCAACGAGATGTACGACCGCGCCGGCGAGGGCTCGACCTTCCCGCAGATCTGGATCGGCGGAACGCATGTCGGCGGCTGTGACAATCTCTACGCGCTCGACCGCGAAGGCAAGCTCGACGGCATGCTCGAAAGCGTGAAGGCAACCTCATGA
- a CDS encoding ComF family protein, producing MDADAAPTRSIASPLRAAWTAGRHVLARAARLALDIALPTLCVSCREPVDGEGVCASCWARLSFIERPYCPRLGIPFVYDPGPDMLSMEAIANPPAYQRARAAVRYDDVARTLVHALKYQDRTDLAPAMGRWMARAGGELLAGADMLVPVPLHWRRAWRRRYNQSGALAQIIERQSGVRTKAEVLRRVRATEQQIGLSRAQRATNVQGAFQVSPDRQAEIQGRRIVLIDDVLTSGATLDACARALLRAKAAQVDVLVFARVVDPR from the coding sequence ATGGACGCCGACGCCGCCCCCACCCGTTCTATTGCCTCACCGCTGCGTGCCGCGTGGACGGCCGGCCGCCACGTGCTGGCGCGGGCGGCGCGGCTCGCGCTCGACATCGCGCTGCCGACGCTGTGCGTGTCCTGCCGCGAGCCGGTCGATGGCGAGGGCGTTTGCGCCTCGTGCTGGGCGCGGCTGTCGTTCATCGAACGGCCCTATTGCCCGCGGCTCGGCATCCCCTTCGTCTACGACCCGGGCCCGGACATGCTGTCGATGGAGGCGATCGCGAACCCGCCGGCCTACCAGCGGGCCCGCGCGGCAGTACGCTATGACGACGTCGCGCGCACGTTGGTGCATGCGCTGAAATACCAGGACCGCACGGATCTCGCGCCCGCCATGGGGCGCTGGATGGCGCGGGCGGGCGGCGAGCTGCTGGCCGGGGCCGACATGCTGGTGCCGGTGCCGCTACACTGGCGGCGGGCCTGGCGGCGCCGCTACAACCAGTCCGGGGCGCTGGCGCAGATCATCGAGCGGCAGAGCGGGGTCAGGACGAAGGCCGAGGTGCTGCGCCGGGTGCGGGCCACCGAGCAGCAGATCGGCCTGTCGCGGGCCCAGCGCGCCACGAATGTGCAGGGCGCATTTCAAGTATCCCCGGACCGCCAGGCTGAAATCCAGGGCCGCCGCATTGTCCTGATCGACGATGTCCTGACCTCGGGTGCGACGCTGGATGCCTGCGCACGGGCCCTGCTCCGCGCCAAGGCCGCCCAGGTCGACGTCCTGGTCTTCGCCCGGGTTGTGGATCCCCGGTAA